A window of Aeromicrobium duanguangcaii genomic DNA:
CGATGCCCTCGTTGTTGATCTCCACGATGGTCTCGAAGACCTGCTGGGTGATCAGCGGCGCCAGACCCATCGACGGCTCGTCGAGGATCAGCATCGACGGGTCCGACATCAGCGAGCGGCCGATCGCCGCCATCTGCTGCTGGCCGCCCGACAACGAGCCGGCCGCCTGCTTGCGCTTCTCGCGCAGGATCGGGAACAGGTCGTACGAGCGTTCCAGCAGCGTCTTGACCCGGGCCTTGTCACCTCGGCGCACGTAGGCGCCCAGCATGAGGTTCTTCTCGACCGACATCCGCGGGAACAGGTGACGTCCCTCGGGGCAATGGGCCAGACCCTTCTTCACGATCGCCGCGGGGCTGCTGCGCGTGATGTCCTCGCCGTTGAACTCGATCTGCCCGCTGTTCGG
This region includes:
- a CDS encoding ABC transporter ATP-binding protein; its protein translation is MIKISGVSASYEAVDVLHGIDIVANDGELTVILGANGSGKSTLFKAMSGVLRPNSGQIEFNGEDITRSSPAAIVKKGLAHCPEGRHLFPRMSVEKNLMLGAYVRRGDKARVKTLLERSYDLFPILREKRKQAAGSLSGGQQQMAAIGRSLMSDPSMLILDEPSMGLAPLITQQVFETIVEINNEGIGVLLAEQNANSALQIATSGYVLAEGRVVLSGTAKELQSDTRVQRAYLGV